Proteins from one Nitrosopumilus sp. genomic window:
- a CDS encoding 30S ribosomal protein S11, with protein sequence MSKIEAEIKETESVVDEVESEVEETQSEPTAKKDGPEKWGIVHIYSSYNNTIIHMTDLTGGETVSISSGGVHVNADRYESSPFAAMKAANAVVEVGKTKGFTGFHIRVRAVGGVGSRVPGPGAQAAIRALARGGFKIGRIDDVTPIPHDTTRKKGGKRGRRV encoded by the coding sequence TTGTCGAAAATTGAGGCGGAAATTAAAGAAACTGAGTCAGTTGTAGACGAAGTTGAATCAGAAGTTGAAGAAACACAATCTGAGCCGACAGCAAAGAAAGATGGTCCTGAGAAATGGGGAATAGTTCACATTTACAGTAGTTATAATAATACAATTATTCACATGACCGACCTGACAGGTGGCGAAACTGTATCCATTAGTTCTGGTGGTGTACATGTTAACGCTGACAGATACGAATCATCTCCATTTGCTGCAATGAAAGCTGCAAATGCAGTAGTAGAGGTTGGAAAAACCAAAGGATTCACAGGGTTCCATATTAGAGTTCGTGCAGTAGGAGGGGTTGGCTCCAGAGTACCTGGTCCAGGAGCACAAGCTGCAATCAGAGCTTTAGCAAGAGGCGGTTTTAAAATTGGAAGGATTGATGATGTAACACCAATTCCTCATGATACCACTAGAAAGAAAGGTGGAAAAAGAGGAAGAAGAGTTTAA
- a CDS encoding phosphomannomutase — translation MKKTISGIRGIFGEDLNLNDILELCGNFSSLIKSKKCVVGKDTRPSSSIIKETASAGLMGRGINVFNLETAPTPVVFREARKYGAGLVISSSHNPIEWNGMKFIIEGRGINEQELPQIIKYQKKLKTEIGTENDITSTYIDDAKKIIGSIENNPKIVVDIGGGAASGYAPELLKIIGCDIEILNESLLGCSRGPDPTSDELYELITISNKKEIGFAFDLDGDRLVVVRKGKKQAPDVTLGLGVAKSLGLGYKDFVLSIDTSISVEKFIKEKGGTVQRSKVGEANVIDLMLKNNAQAGGEGSSGGFILPEFNYCRDGIITSGLIASMLGTSEFNEILNYMESYCQIREKIKVDSNFHDKVIEELTSKISKEYSGVNTLDGIKGIIDEDSWILIRKSNTEDIIRVSAESNNEIKCKKIVKDALELVNQSYEKVR, via the coding sequence TTGAAAAAAACAATTTCTGGGATAAGAGGAATATTTGGAGAGGACCTTAATCTAAATGACATTTTAGAATTGTGTGGTAATTTTTCATCATTAATCAAATCAAAAAAATGTGTTGTTGGTAAAGACACCAGACCATCAAGCTCAATTATAAAAGAAACAGCTAGTGCGGGATTAATGGGAAGAGGGATTAATGTTTTCAATTTAGAAACAGCACCAACTCCTGTAGTTTTTAGAGAGGCAAGGAAATATGGTGCGGGATTAGTTATTTCATCATCTCATAACCCAATTGAATGGAATGGGATGAAATTCATTATTGAAGGTAGAGGAATTAATGAACAAGAACTTCCACAAATTATTAAGTATCAAAAAAAATTAAAAACAGAAATAGGCACTGAAAATGATATTACATCTACGTATATAGACGATGCAAAGAAAATCATAGGAAGCATAGAAAATAATCCAAAAATAGTTGTGGATATAGGTGGAGGGGCTGCTAGCGGGTATGCACCTGAATTATTGAAAATAATTGGATGCGATATTGAAATTCTAAATGAAAGTCTTTTAGGATGTTCCAGAGGTCCAGATCCCACATCCGATGAGTTATATGAATTAATTACAATATCAAATAAAAAAGAAATAGGATTTGCATTTGATTTAGATGGAGATCGTTTAGTCGTAGTTAGAAAAGGAAAAAAACAAGCTCCAGATGTGACATTAGGGTTAGGAGTAGCGAAATCTCTAGGATTAGGATACAAAGATTTTGTCCTAAGTATAGATACAAGTATTTCAGTTGAAAAATTCATCAAAGAAAAGGGTGGAACAGTACAAAGATCCAAAGTAGGAGAAGCAAATGTGATTGATCTAATGTTAAAAAATAATGCGCAAGCTGGAGGTGAAGGGAGCAGTGGTGGATTTATTTTACCAGAATTCAATTATTGTAGAGATGGGATTATAACAAGCGGACTAATTGCGTCAATGTTAGGAACATCAGAATTCAATGAAATTTTGAATTACATGGAAAGTTATTGTCAAATCAGAGAGAAAATAAAAGTTGATTCAAATTTTCATGATAAAGTAATTGAAGAATTGACATCTAAAATTTCAAAAGAATACTCAGGAGTAAATACATTAGATGGGATAAAAGGGATTATTGATGAGGATAGTTGGATCCTAATCAGAAAATCAAACACAGAAGATATCATTAGGGTTTCAGCAGAATCTAATAATGAGATAAAATGTAAAAAAATCGTAAAGGATGCATTAGAGTTGGTGAATCAGAGTTATGAGAAAGTTAGATGA
- a CDS encoding MgtC/SapB family protein, giving the protein MSEEFLDVFLRGDELIVAIGFVIAIIGGFLIGVERENRGKSAGISTHILVIAGSMIFTYLSANVDPNSTSRIAAYVVAGIGFLGGGMIIKGDAKKIFNLTTAASIWVSAAIGMALGFEYYFLAILGIALNIFGPRIPNITKKYTINAKQNDQDDDK; this is encoded by the coding sequence ATGTCAGAGGAATTTTTAGATGTATTTCTCAGAGGAGATGAACTTATAGTTGCAATTGGTTTTGTGATTGCAATTATTGGCGGATTTTTAATTGGCGTTGAAAGAGAGAATAGAGGAAAGTCCGCAGGAATTAGCACGCATATACTAGTAATAGCAGGTTCTATGATATTCACATATCTTTCAGCTAACGTGGATCCTAACTCCACATCAAGAATAGCAGCATATGTTGTTGCAGGGATTGGTTTTCTTGGAGGAGGAATGATAATAAAAGGAGATGCAAAGAAGATTTTCAATCTTACTACTGCTGCAAGTATTTGGGTTTCTGCAGCCATAGGTATGGCGCTAGGCTTTGAATATTACTTTCTTGCAATATTGGGAATTGCTCTAAATATTTTTGGTCCAAGAATACCAAATATCACAAAAAAATATACAATAAATGCCAAACAAAATGACCAAGATGATGATAAGTGA
- a CDS encoding AIPR family protein gives MAQNRNGLLEYIPGSHTLLVQKNSSIPLEGFAENIRGSIHEYAENSKSEVEKGNNFLQWILTRVFEATEDDAADAIVDGANDLGIDAYLPVDFSDNTIRLFQAKYGTSHSLEAIAKFKEDTKRLLAKDVTRMRPELAQLVTKIKEKNLKIKCCYVTDQKVEYEDELVEITDESVIIQKLWDRIKKPAAGKKSSIKLEKMLRHENTVLGILKLRELTEFVSRNRDYVFESNIRQWMQFKTTVNKGLRETLQSNPDKFFFYNNGITIVVSDFTELGENIIDLYAPQIVNGAQTSNSILDHSKRTKNMEGSMTVTIIKADDEQEQNNITKYRNSQNSVRGKDLVSLMDFHKSIKSQLKNCGYFYEIQAGSFDTKTKSKQCEYEGDSTYNNYLPDNHKKVIVAKDAIQSLVAGIEQRPTEAYSSPAQFLPRGSKYDDIFNDNLKDDYRILLYPYLVKEFAKKSLRYGKQGGHKTKRYATLFFVAVYFRILHKKIIESKGDFKEDIRKLEPIFRSFKLNSRILKITDVIVTKFLEDTVVDDEIELANTKHNFFSQHVWNDTMLRVIDKKIRQEEEEIAALKKLANSLF, from the coding sequence TTGGCTCAAAATAGAAATGGATTGTTAGAATACATACCAGGTTCTCATACGCTTTTGGTACAAAAAAATTCTAGTATACCTCTAGAAGGTTTTGCAGAAAATATAAGAGGAAGTATTCATGAATATGCAGAAAATTCTAAAAGTGAGGTCGAAAAAGGTAATAATTTTCTTCAATGGATTCTTACCAGAGTCTTTGAGGCAACAGAAGATGATGCAGCTGATGCTATTGTTGACGGAGCAAATGATCTTGGAATTGATGCCTATCTCCCAGTAGATTTTTCAGATAATACAATTAGATTATTTCAAGCAAAATATGGGACATCACACTCACTAGAAGCAATTGCAAAATTCAAAGAAGATACTAAACGATTACTTGCAAAAGACGTAACAAGAATGAGACCAGAATTAGCTCAACTTGTAACAAAAATTAAAGAAAAAAATCTAAAGATAAAATGCTGTTATGTTACAGATCAAAAAGTCGAATATGAAGATGAATTAGTTGAGATTACTGATGAAAGCGTAATAATTCAAAAACTATGGGATCGCATAAAAAAACCTGCGGCGGGTAAAAAATCATCAATTAAATTAGAGAAAATGCTCAGACATGAAAATACAGTATTAGGTATTTTAAAGTTAAGAGAACTGACTGAATTTGTTAGTAGAAATAGAGATTATGTGTTTGAATCAAATATCAGACAGTGGATGCAATTCAAGACTACAGTTAACAAAGGATTGCGTGAAACACTTCAAAGCAATCCAGATAAATTCTTTTTTTATAATAATGGGATCACGATTGTAGTTAGTGATTTTACAGAATTAGGAGAAAATATTATAGATCTTTATGCTCCTCAAATTGTTAATGGTGCGCAAACATCAAATTCAATTTTAGATCATTCAAAGAGAACAAAAAACATGGAGGGTTCTATGACAGTTACAATTATCAAAGCGGATGATGAACAAGAACAAAATAACATTACAAAATATAGAAATTCTCAAAACTCAGTAAGAGGAAAAGATCTCGTTTCATTAATGGATTTCCACAAATCAATTAAATCACAATTGAAAAATTGTGGTTACTTTTATGAAATTCAAGCAGGTTCTTTTGATACAAAAACAAAATCAAAGCAATGTGAATACGAGGGAGATTCAACATATAATAATTATCTTCCAGATAATCATAAGAAAGTAATTGTTGCCAAAGATGCAATTCAATCATTGGTTGCAGGAATAGAACAAAGACCAACTGAAGCATATAGTTCACCGGCCCAATTTCTCCCAAGAGGAAGTAAGTATGATGATATTTTTAATGATAATTTAAAAGATGATTATAGAATTTTACTCTATCCATATCTTGTTAAAGAATTTGCAAAAAAATCATTGAGATATGGAAAACAAGGAGGTCATAAAACAAAAAGATATGCAACTTTATTTTTTGTTGCAGTGTACTTTAGAATACTACATAAAAAAATCATTGAATCAAAAGGAGACTTTAAAGAAGATATAAGAAAATTGGAACCTATTTTTCGTAGTTTTAAACTTAATTCAAGAATTTTAAAAATTACGGATGTAATAGTAACCAAATTTCTTGAAGATACAGTAGTAGATGATGAAATTGAATTAGCAAATACCAAACATAATTTTTTCTCTCAGCATGTTTGGAATGACACAATGCTTCGCGTGATCGATAAGAAGATCAGGCAGGAAGAGGAGGAAATTGCGGCATTAAAAAAATTGGCAAACAGTTTATTTTAA
- a CDS encoding winged helix-turn-helix domain-containing protein translates to MTSYRTSMQIVADLLTATQQSGQEGIKTTSLLTKANLSHSRLSKFLENLTGAGLINKIEFDGKNTFVITPKGRQYLDSYMNFSSIAESFGLEL, encoded by the coding sequence ATGACTTCCTATAGAACTAGTATGCAAATTGTTGCGGATTTACTAACTGCCACTCAACAATCGGGTCAAGAAGGCATTAAAACAACATCTCTTCTCACCAAGGCAAATTTATCACATTCAAGATTATCTAAATTTTTAGAGAATTTAACCGGTGCAGGTTTAATTAATAAAATCGAATTTGATGGAAAGAACACTTTTGTAATAACTCCTAAAGGTAGACAGTATTTAGATTCATACATGAATTTTTCAAGTATTGCTGAATCATTTGGGTTAGAGCTTTAA
- the thiL gene encoding thiamine-phosphate kinase: MRKLDESSIIKIFQSKLGSKKFVTEDVEIWKFGKNKIAVKTDTLVESTDIPSKMKLSDAARKSIVACVSDFAAKGVKPQFGIISVNLPKTILRSKINEIGIGFKKACNEYGISILGGDTNEGKEIVFNVCIFGETDGIVERKGSKKKDLIFVTGPFGYTSAGLNILLNKKKGNDIFVKKAIKSVTQPKPQLKFGLKNKKYFSSSMDSSDGLSTTLNEMSKQSKKKFVINNLPHMTDLEKYAKSQKLNLNDLIFHGGEEYEFVFTVSPKYKKIVQKNAKIYKIPIIEIGYVTSGNGVYVKKDNGFFRLKDLGWKHFR, translated from the coding sequence ATGAGAAAGTTAGATGAATCATCAATAATCAAGATCTTTCAGAGTAAATTAGGTAGTAAGAAGTTTGTAACTGAAGATGTTGAAATTTGGAAATTTGGGAAAAACAAAATTGCAGTGAAGACAGACACATTAGTTGAAAGTACAGATATTCCATCTAAAATGAAATTATCAGATGCTGCAAGAAAAAGTATTGTTGCATGTGTAAGTGATTTTGCTGCAAAGGGTGTAAAACCTCAATTTGGGATAATTTCAGTAAATCTACCAAAGACAATTTTACGCTCAAAAATTAATGAAATTGGAATAGGTTTTAAAAAGGCATGTAATGAATACGGTATTTCTATTCTTGGAGGAGACACAAATGAAGGGAAAGAGATTGTTTTCAATGTATGTATTTTTGGAGAGACAGATGGAATAGTAGAAAGAAAAGGATCTAAAAAAAAGGATCTAATATTTGTGACTGGACCGTTTGGCTACACATCTGCTGGATTAAACATACTTCTCAATAAGAAAAAGGGAAATGATATTTTTGTGAAAAAAGCAATTAAATCAGTAACACAACCAAAACCTCAATTAAAATTTGGTTTAAAAAATAAAAAATATTTTTCATCATCAATGGATTCTAGTGATGGTTTATCTACAACATTAAATGAAATGTCAAAACAAAGTAAAAAGAAATTTGTTATCAACAATCTTCCACATATGACAGATTTAGAAAAATATGCAAAATCTCAAAAACTTAATTTAAATGATTTAATTTTTCATGGAGGAGAAGAGTATGAATTTGTATTTACAGTGTCGCCTAAATACAAAAAAATAGTTCAAAAAAATGCTAAAATTTACAAGATTCCAATCATCGAGATTGGATATGTTACTTCTGGTAATGGCGTTTATGTGAAAAAAGATAATGGTTTTTTTCGTCTGAAAGATTTAGGATGGAAACACTTTAGATAA
- a CDS encoding RtcB family protein, with protein sequence MSTVIPKKIGENQYQIEPDSNLGMKVPVRIYADESLLQKMLSDRTIMQARNVASIPGIIGHSVVLPDGHEGYGFPVGGVAAMDAEEGMISPGGVGYDINCGVRLLRSNLSEQTVRSKLKELVTDLFNSIPSGVGSKGAVKLTHSELDEVLVKGVNWAIDNGYGSSHDSDVCEENGQIQNADPNEVSDKARKRGAPQLGSLGSGNHFLEVQKVAEIHDEEAASRMGIKEGTITVLIHCGSRGFGHQVCSDYLRISEQAMTKYDINLPDRELACVPNNSDEGESYRKAMFAALNFAWSNRQMITHWTRNSFERVFHQSESDLDMKLVYDVAHNIAKVEKHKVDGKERKLVVHRKGATRAFPANRDEIPSKYRDLGQPVLVPGSMGTASWILLGKPNSMSLSFGSTAHGAGRTMSRSKARRNYTEDDVKKSLNDKGIFIKALTRDGVVEETPLAYKDVDAVVNVSHNLGIATKVAKLVPIGVIKG encoded by the coding sequence ATGTCTACTGTTATTCCAAAAAAAATTGGAGAAAATCAATACCAAATTGAACCTGATTCAAATCTTGGAATGAAAGTACCTGTGAGAATCTATGCTGATGAATCTCTTTTGCAAAAAATGCTGTCTGATAGAACAATAATGCAGGCACGAAATGTTGCTTCAATTCCTGGAATTATAGGCCACAGTGTTGTATTGCCTGATGGTCATGAAGGTTATGGTTTTCCTGTTGGTGGTGTTGCAGCTATGGATGCTGAAGAAGGGATGATTAGTCCCGGTGGAGTTGGATATGATATTAATTGTGGAGTAAGATTACTTCGTTCAAATTTAAGCGAACAAACAGTTCGTTCAAAACTAAAGGAGCTTGTAACTGATCTTTTCAATTCTATTCCATCAGGTGTTGGATCTAAAGGTGCAGTTAAGCTAACCCATTCAGAACTTGATGAAGTTTTAGTAAAAGGAGTTAATTGGGCAATTGACAATGGTTATGGTTCATCACATGATTCTGATGTATGTGAAGAGAATGGCCAAATTCAAAATGCTGATCCAAACGAAGTTTCTGATAAAGCAAGAAAAAGAGGTGCACCTCAACTCGGAAGTTTAGGTTCTGGAAACCATTTTCTTGAAGTACAAAAGGTTGCAGAAATTCATGACGAAGAAGCAGCAAGTCGAATGGGAATTAAAGAAGGTACTATTACAGTTTTGATTCATTGTGGTTCTAGAGGTTTTGGTCATCAAGTATGTAGTGATTATCTTAGAATTTCTGAACAGGCAATGACAAAATATGATATCAATTTACCTGATAGAGAACTTGCCTGTGTCCCTAATAATTCTGATGAGGGTGAATCCTACAGAAAAGCAATGTTTGCAGCATTAAATTTTGCATGGAGTAATAGACAAATGATAACTCATTGGACAAGAAATTCTTTTGAACGTGTGTTTCATCAATCCGAATCTGATCTTGATATGAAATTAGTTTATGATGTTGCGCATAATATTGCAAAAGTAGAGAAACACAAAGTTGATGGCAAAGAACGTAAACTTGTAGTTCACAGAAAAGGTGCTACACGAGCATTTCCTGCAAACCGAGATGAAATACCATCAAAATACCGTGATTTGGGCCAACCTGTTTTGGTTCCGGGTTCAATGGGTACTGCAAGCTGGATTTTACTTGGAAAACCCAATTCTATGAGTTTGAGTTTTGGCTCAACTGCTCATGGGGCAGGAAGAACAATGTCTAGATCCAAAGCTAGAAGAAATTACACTGAAGATGATGTAAAAAAATCCTTGAATGACAAGGGCATATTTATCAAAGCATTAACTCGAGATGGAGTTGTAGAAGAAACTCCTCTTGCATACAAAGATGTTGATGCTGTAGTTAACGTCTCTCATAATCTGGGAATTGCCACAAAAGTTGCAAAATTAGTACCTATTGGTGTGATTAAAGGTTGA
- a CDS encoding DNA-binding protein: MNEEDSELERLKAKRLAEMQKNISSRKDQSPKSPEQVIPPNPRDLLVKILGFRGLEVLENAESQFPNETKIIVEKLSELIKTGDINEIIDGGKLLTLFRSVGINVRMKTNINIEQDGKFISLSDKLSNQSSNDNDE; the protein is encoded by the coding sequence TTGAATGAAGAAGATTCTGAACTTGAACGATTAAAGGCAAAACGACTAGCTGAAATGCAAAAAAATATTTCTTCTAGAAAAGATCAAAGTCCTAAATCTCCAGAACAAGTAATCCCACCAAATCCGCGAGATTTATTGGTCAAAATACTTGGATTTAGAGGATTAGAAGTGTTAGAAAACGCTGAATCTCAATTTCCAAATGAAACTAAAATTATTGTTGAAAAACTATCTGAATTAATTAAAACTGGTGACATCAATGAAATTATTGATGGAGGGAAACTGTTGACATTATTTAGATCAGTTGGGATAAATGTTCGAATGAAAACAAACATCAACATTGAACAAGATGGAAAATTTATATCCTTAAGCGATAAACTTAGTAACCAATCCTCTAATGATAATGATGAATAA
- a CDS encoding MarR family transcriptional regulator — protein sequence MLKTSAKSWEKAADIKMHERFDLTGAQWKIIAVLSIKEGITQKTIADMIFVEAPTLVPVIDKMEKEGYLTRQSDPKDRRNNLIFMTKKSKDVVDPIIDSILEIRNMGLDKISKKDMEVTKKVLEQIRANTEEFIKQMGEKMDPDLWTDPQNKSQKILVKL from the coding sequence TTGCTAAAAACATCAGCTAAATCATGGGAAAAAGCAGCAGACATTAAGATGCATGAACGTTTTGACTTAACAGGTGCACAATGGAAGATAATTGCTGTACTTTCAATAAAAGAGGGGATTACTCAAAAGACTATTGCAGATATGATATTTGTTGAGGCCCCTACTCTTGTACCAGTGATAGACAAGATGGAAAAAGAAGGGTATCTTACAAGACAATCAGACCCAAAAGATAGGAGAAATAATCTAATCTTTATGACCAAAAAATCCAAAGATGTAGTGGATCCAATAATTGATTCAATTTTGGAGATAAGAAATATGGGATTGGATAAAATATCGAAAAAAGACATGGAGGTTACCAAAAAAGTACTAGAGCAAATAAGGGCCAACACTGAAGAATTCATCAAGCAAATGGGAGAAAAAATGGATCCCGACCTGTGGACTGATCCTCAAAACAAATCACAAAAAATACTGGTAAAGTTATAG
- a CDS encoding SIMPL domain-containing protein (The SIMPL domain is named for its presence in mouse protein SIMPL (signalling molecule that associates with mouse pelle-like kinase). Bacterial member BP26, from Brucella, was shown to assemble into a channel-like structure, while YggE from E. coli has been associated with resistance to oxidative stress.): protein MKTNQTIFLSAIIAIAVLASVNVLNTSNEAVAQVTENNLQERTISVTGMANTLVEPDLLVITFGMETQEKTAKEALDTNSNAMNDVITAIKTTGIVEDEISTSQFSIYPIYDGFEDPLTKRWTQELRGYQVTNTISVKTTSLNLAAEIIDNAVTAGANRVDNVYFTISPDRQTMLKDDLIGRAIENAKEKAEKALSPLDYTTIGVKAVSLSDFAIPQPMPMYDMAFESMAVKSAPTPIFSSDQEINTSANVVFLIGSK from the coding sequence ATGAAAACAAACCAGACAATATTTCTTAGTGCAATAATTGCAATAGCGGTTCTGGCATCAGTGAATGTACTGAATACGAGCAATGAAGCAGTAGCACAAGTAACAGAAAATAATCTTCAAGAGAGAACAATCTCTGTTACAGGTATGGCTAATACCTTAGTAGAACCTGATTTGCTAGTAATCACATTTGGAATGGAAACACAAGAAAAGACTGCAAAAGAGGCACTCGATACAAACTCTAATGCAATGAATGACGTGATAACTGCAATCAAGACCACAGGAATTGTAGAAGATGAGATTAGTACTTCTCAGTTTAGCATATATCCAATCTATGATGGATTTGAGGATCCATTAACTAAAAGATGGACACAAGAACTCAGAGGATACCAGGTCACAAACACCATATCTGTAAAAACCACTAGTTTGAATTTGGCAGCTGAAATCATTGATAATGCAGTAACTGCAGGTGCAAATAGAGTAGATAATGTATACTTTACAATCTCTCCGGACAGACAGACAATGCTAAAGGATGATTTGATTGGACGAGCCATAGAGAATGCAAAAGAAAAAGCTGAAAAAGCACTCTCTCCACTTGATTATACAACTATTGGAGTCAAGGCAGTATCTTTATCTGACTTTGCAATACCTCAACCCATGCCAATGTATGACATGGCATTTGAAAGTATGGCAGTAAAATCAGCACCAACACCAATATTCTCATCCGATCAAGAAATCAATACCAGCGCAAATGTGGTATTTCTAATTGGGAGTAAATAG